The following are encoded in a window of uncultured Pseudomonas sp. genomic DNA:
- a CDS encoding alpha/beta hydrolase, giving the protein MSALPGIPLADWRAQGLGFSFQGHAMRYWVAGDEHAEPLLLIHGFPTASWDWHYLWAPLAARYRVIACDMLGFGDSAKPRGHAYSLLEQADLQQALLEHLHIRGAVHVLAHDYGDSVAQELLARHHEQRLKLASCVFLNGGLFPETHRPVLVQKLLLSPIGPLVGSLFSRNKLAASFAKVFGPHTQPSASELDDFWSLIAENNGPGVMHRLIRYMPERRVQRERWVAAMQKAGVPLRVIDGAVDPISGAHMVARYRELIADADTVLLAGIGHYPQTEAPEQVLQHYLAFREALEPQ; this is encoded by the coding sequence ATGAGTGCCTTGCCTGGTATTCCACTGGCAGATTGGCGCGCCCAGGGGCTGGGTTTCAGCTTTCAAGGGCATGCCATGCGCTACTGGGTGGCGGGCGACGAGCACGCCGAACCGCTGCTGTTGATCCATGGTTTCCCCACCGCCAGCTGGGATTGGCATTACCTGTGGGCACCGCTGGCGGCGCGTTACCGGGTGATTGCCTGCGACATGCTCGGTTTTGGTGACTCGGCCAAACCGCGCGGGCATGCCTACAGCCTACTGGAGCAGGCGGATCTGCAGCAGGCACTGCTGGAGCATTTGCACATCAGGGGGGCGGTGCACGTGCTGGCCCATGACTATGGCGACAGCGTGGCTCAAGAGTTGCTGGCGCGGCACCATGAGCAGCGCTTGAAACTGGCCAGCTGTGTGTTTCTCAATGGCGGTTTGTTCCCGGAAACCCATCGTCCGGTGCTGGTGCAGAAGCTGCTGCTCAGCCCCATTGGTCCGCTGGTTGGCAGTTTGTTCAGCCGTAACAAGCTGGCCGCCAGTTTCGCCAAAGTGTTCGGCCCGCACACCCAGCCGAGCGCCAGTGAGTTGGACGACTTCTGGAGCCTGATCGCCGAAAACAATGGGCCTGGCGTGATGCATCGGCTGATTCGCTATATGCCAGAGCGCCGTGTGCAGCGCGAGCGTTGGGTGGCGGCGATGCAAAAAGCCGGGGTGCCGCTACGGGTGATTGATGGCGCAGTCGACCCGATCTCCGGTGCGCATATGGTGGCGCGCTATCGTGAGTTAATCGCCGATGCCGACACAGTGCTGCTTGCAGGCATTGGTCACTACCCCCAGACCGAGGCACCAGAGCAGGTTTTGCAGCATTACCTGGCCTTTCGCGAGGCCCTGGAGCCGCAGTAA
- a CDS encoding circularly permuted type 2 ATP-grasp protein, translating to MLDKFLADYRVASGSYDELLDSQHQPRAHWRGMLGSLAQESALSMNQRLDAVTQQIRENGVTYNVYTDTKGIQRPWDLNLLPLILPDDEWAGIEAAVIQRAGLLNQILGDVYGDQRLLKEGLLPAALVHGNAGFLRPAHGIKHPDQVALHFYAADLARAPDGKWWVVADRTQAPSGAGYALENRSVLSRSYPDLMRELKVQDLGDFFSSMRNSMVHWGRQCAERSGASLRASEAPLVVLLTPGPYNETYYEQAYLARHLGFPLVEGSDLTVRDGIVCLKTLSGLQRVHVIMRRVDDDFCDPLELLTESALGVAGLTEAARQGNVLIANSLGSNLLESGALLGFLPGLCQRLLGEELLMPSVATWWCGEPAALEEVLDKFDQLVIKPSFAQLRQRSVFGKDVQGLARDKLIAKMRATPRNYVAQELVRLSHAPIWSASAPQGLASSAIGLRVYACATPNGYCVMPGGLTRVATGVDSRIISMQRGGGSKDTWVLGRSAHTAPRQISRTTRGKDLIRDNAHLSSRLAENLLWLGRNTERCDNVARLTRLALNQLFTPQERGEEWDAVKALCYWSYLIQPTFREEQVEGAADEVEASQNEPVPLTDEQIEAALLLGVVSPRTPGLARQQQSLYFSAGQLRERLSADNWRALNHMLNHHVEDDTPLSQAESMHRLDEATATLMGLSGFALDGMTRDLGWSFMSIGRRLERLQFQAQAIIQALQMPEESDLDWLLELSDSIVTYRSRYRAQAEWLPVLDLLLLDQGNPRSLLFQLDGLNKNLNKLAQRYDSAGETLLLPVQHALQALDPDRDLYCGNSALLDLLQQIKTASEQLSEQLSARFFSYTAGFDGKQGAL from the coding sequence ATGTTAGACAAGTTTCTAGCTGACTACCGAGTAGCCTCTGGCAGCTATGATGAACTGCTGGATAGCCAGCACCAGCCCCGAGCTCACTGGCGCGGTATGCTCGGCAGCCTTGCGCAAGAGTCGGCGCTGAGCATGAATCAACGGCTCGATGCCGTCACCCAGCAGATTCGTGAAAACGGTGTGACCTATAACGTCTATACCGATACCAAGGGTATACAGCGGCCATGGGACCTGAACCTGCTCCCACTGATTTTGCCCGATGACGAGTGGGCCGGAATCGAAGCGGCTGTTATCCAGCGCGCCGGTTTACTCAACCAGATTTTGGGCGATGTTTATGGCGACCAACGCCTGTTAAAAGAAGGGCTGTTGCCGGCCGCATTGGTGCACGGCAATGCAGGCTTTCTGCGTCCTGCCCACGGCATCAAGCATCCCGATCAGGTGGCCTTGCACTTTTATGCCGCAGACTTGGCCCGCGCGCCCGATGGCAAGTGGTGGGTTGTGGCTGACCGGACTCAAGCGCCTTCCGGTGCAGGGTATGCTCTGGAGAACCGCAGTGTTCTCTCGCGCAGCTATCCGGATTTAATGCGCGAACTCAAAGTGCAGGACCTCGGTGACTTTTTCTCCAGCATGCGCAACAGCATGGTGCATTGGGGCCGGCAGTGTGCCGAGCGCAGCGGCGCGTCCTTGCGCGCCAGTGAGGCCCCTTTGGTCGTGCTGCTAACGCCCGGCCCCTACAACGAAACCTATTATGAGCAAGCCTATTTGGCGCGCCACCTGGGCTTTCCGTTAGTGGAGGGTAGCGATCTCACTGTGCGGGACGGCATTGTTTGCTTGAAAACCTTGTCTGGACTGCAGCGGGTGCACGTGATCATGCGCCGGGTCGATGATGATTTTTGTGACCCCTTAGAACTGCTCACAGAGTCAGCGCTTGGGGTGGCGGGCCTGACGGAGGCAGCACGGCAGGGGAATGTGCTGATTGCCAACAGTCTGGGTTCCAATTTGCTCGAGTCGGGTGCATTGCTCGGTTTTCTACCCGGCCTGTGCCAGCGACTGCTCGGTGAAGAGTTGCTTATGCCTTCGGTAGCCACTTGGTGGTGTGGCGAGCCGGCTGCGTTAGAAGAGGTGCTGGACAAGTTCGATCAACTGGTGATCAAACCGAGTTTCGCTCAACTGCGACAGCGCTCCGTTTTCGGCAAGGATGTACAGGGCCTCGCCCGTGACAAACTGATCGCCAAGATGCGCGCTACCCCGCGCAATTATGTCGCGCAGGAGCTGGTGCGCTTATCCCATGCACCAATCTGGAGCGCCTCCGCTCCACAAGGGCTCGCTTCCAGTGCAATTGGTCTGCGTGTTTATGCGTGTGCCACGCCAAATGGCTATTGTGTAATGCCTGGTGGCCTGACTCGGGTCGCAACGGGTGTCGACTCCCGAATCATCTCCATGCAGCGTGGTGGGGGCAGTAAAGACACCTGGGTGCTGGGCCGTAGTGCCCATACGGCGCCGCGGCAAATCAGCAGAACCACACGTGGCAAAGACCTGATCCGCGATAACGCTCACCTGTCCAGTCGACTGGCGGAGAATCTGCTTTGGCTGGGGCGCAATACCGAGCGCTGCGACAACGTTGCCCGTCTGACGCGTCTAGCACTCAACCAGTTGTTCACGCCGCAGGAACGGGGCGAAGAGTGGGATGCCGTGAAAGCTCTGTGTTACTGGAGTTACTTAATCCAGCCAACATTCAGGGAAGAGCAGGTTGAGGGCGCGGCAGATGAGGTCGAGGCCAGTCAAAACGAGCCTGTGCCACTCACCGATGAGCAAATTGAGGCTGCATTGTTGTTGGGGGTGGTGTCGCCGCGCACACCTGGTTTGGCTAGGCAGCAGCAGAGTTTGTACTTTAGTGCGGGGCAGCTGCGGGAACGGCTATCCGCTGACAACTGGCGTGCGCTCAACCATATGCTGAATCACCATGTGGAAGATGACACGCCCTTGTCTCAGGCTGAAAGCATGCACCGCTTGGATGAGGCCACCGCCACGTTGATGGGCCTGTCCGGTTTCGCCCTCGACGGTATGACGCGCGATTTGGGCTGGAGCTTTATGTCCATCGGGCGGCGTTTGGAGCGCTTGCAGTTTCAAGCTCAAGCCATTATCCAGGCCCTGCAAATGCCTGAAGAAAGCGACTTGGATTGGTTGCTGGAACTGTCCGACAGCATCGTCACTTACCGCTCTCGCTATCGGGCACAAGCCGAATGGCTGCCCGTGTTGGATCTGTTGTTACTCGATCAGGGCAATCCGCGCTCGTTACTGTTCCAGCTAGACGGCTTGAACAAGAATCTCAATAAACTTGCTCAGCGCTATGACAGCGCGGGGGAAACGCTGTTGTTGCCGGTGCAGCATGCTCTGCAGGCACTCGACCCCGACCGAGATCTCTATTGTGGCAACAGTGCTTTGCTCGACCTGCTGCAGCAAATTAAAACAGCCAGCGAGCAGCTGTCCGAGCAACTCAGCGCTCGCTTCTTTAGTTACACCGCAGGCTTTGATGGCAAACAGGGGGCGTTATGA
- a CDS encoding DUF2126 domain-containing protein, with protein MAIRVALHHKTTYHYDRRVGLSPHEVRLRPAPHARTPILSYSLNVTPEKHFINWQQDPYGNYIGRFVFPEKTDVLEFTVDLIADMTVINPFDFFVEKYAEQFPFSYPAQLNHELAAYLKAGEVGPLVKQWLKESRAELLKKPLPVNDFLVAVNQRLQGDIAYTLRMEPGVQTPEETLEKRSGSCRDTAWLLVQILREFGLAARFVSGYLIQLRADQEALDGPSGTEQDFTDLHAWTEVFIPGAGWIGLDPTSGMLASEGHIPLACTAMPSSAAPISGLSDKAEVTFAHKMTITRIHEDPRVSKPYSEEDWQLIEQLGHQVDRDLKQQDVRLTQGGEPTFVSIDDMDGAQWNTEAHGKEKRELAGQLTHRLKNHFAPGGMLHYGQGKWYPGEPLPRWSLNIYWRVDGLPMWLDETLFSADDGKDGYTDEQAKAFTQQLLRNLSLPEGSAIAAYEDVVLQAQREDQLPNNLDPLKLDLAAAEERQRLARLLGKGLGAVAGYVIPLAAQATDPKIALGTAWRTSAWPLKREHLYLTEGDSPLGLRLPLNSLPWVMPEERPVEVEVDPFAPRSPLASTLAAPSGTSKNITVTRKKSAENAAKKQAPKDVIHTALCVEVRDGRLHVFMPPLQRIEDYLALVTAVEHAASKLRLKIRLEGYQPPRDPRIKLLSVTPDPGVIEVNIHPAASWDELVYNVSTLYEEARLTRLGTEKFMLDGRHTGTGGGNHATLGAATAEDSPMLRRPDLLKSLITYWQNHPALSYLFSGTFIGPTSQAPRVDEARDDNLYELAIAFQQMEQILPTMQPGDKPWMVDRLLRNLLVDLTGNTHRSEFSIDKLYSPDGPTGRLGLVEFRAFEMPPHARMSLLQMLLLRALVARFWREPYQAKLVNWGTALHDRWMLPHFITQDIRDVVQDLRAHGYAFEERWFDPFIEFRFPRFGTVVYAGVEMEIRQAIEPWHVLGEEMSAGGTARYVDSSVERLQLRVRGLTDGRHEIACNGRRVPLHPTGVPGEYVAGIRFRAWSPWSALHPTIKVQAPLTFDLVDNWSGRAIGGCTYHVVHPGGRSEESSPVNANAAEARRFARFWSHGHTPGPMRIFEEALNPNFPLTLDLRWMPF; from the coding sequence ATGGCTATTCGCGTCGCCCTGCATCACAAGACCACGTACCACTATGATCGCCGCGTGGGGCTGTCACCTCACGAAGTACGCCTGCGTCCGGCTCCCCATGCGCGCACGCCGATCCTCTCTTACTCTTTGAACGTCACGCCAGAAAAGCACTTCATTAACTGGCAGCAAGACCCCTATGGCAACTACATTGGCCGTTTTGTCTTTCCGGAAAAAACTGACGTTTTAGAGTTCACTGTCGACTTAATCGCCGATATGACGGTGATCAACCCGTTTGATTTTTTTGTCGAAAAATACGCTGAGCAGTTTCCCTTCAGCTACCCGGCGCAACTGAATCACGAGCTGGCGGCGTACCTGAAAGCGGGCGAAGTGGGTCCATTGGTTAAGCAATGGCTGAAGGAGTCGCGGGCTGAACTGTTGAAAAAGCCGCTGCCCGTCAACGATTTCCTGGTTGCGGTGAATCAACGCCTGCAGGGTGATATCGCCTACACCTTGCGCATGGAGCCCGGTGTACAAACACCCGAGGAAACCCTGGAAAAGCGCTCCGGCTCATGCCGCGACACCGCGTGGCTACTGGTGCAGATACTGCGCGAGTTTGGCTTGGCGGCGCGTTTTGTCTCTGGCTATTTGATCCAGCTCCGGGCCGACCAAGAGGCGCTCGATGGCCCTAGCGGAACTGAGCAAGATTTCACCGATCTGCACGCCTGGACTGAGGTGTTCATTCCTGGCGCTGGCTGGATTGGCCTCGACCCGACCTCAGGCATGCTGGCCAGCGAAGGGCATATTCCTCTTGCGTGCACCGCCATGCCCTCATCGGCAGCCCCCATAAGCGGTCTGTCCGACAAAGCCGAAGTCACCTTTGCTCACAAGATGACCATCACCCGCATCCATGAAGATCCGCGGGTGAGCAAGCCATACAGCGAAGAAGACTGGCAGCTGATCGAGCAACTTGGCCATCAGGTTGATCGCGATTTAAAGCAGCAGGATGTACGCCTGACTCAAGGTGGCGAGCCGACCTTTGTCTCGATTGATGATATGGACGGCGCGCAATGGAACACGGAAGCCCACGGTAAGGAAAAGCGCGAGCTGGCAGGGCAGTTGACCCATCGCCTGAAAAATCACTTCGCCCCTGGCGGTATGCTGCATTACGGTCAAGGCAAGTGGTACCCGGGTGAGCCGTTGCCGCGCTGGTCGTTGAACATCTACTGGCGTGTAGACGGTCTGCCGATGTGGCTGGATGAAACCTTGTTTTCAGCCGACGACGGCAAAGACGGTTACACCGATGAGCAGGCCAAAGCATTCACTCAGCAGCTGCTGCGTAATCTGAGCTTGCCTGAAGGCTCGGCCATTGCCGCCTATGAAGATGTCGTGCTGCAGGCGCAGCGCGAGGACCAGTTACCTAACAACCTCGACCCACTCAAGCTCGATCTGGCCGCAGCAGAAGAGCGCCAACGCCTGGCGCGCTTGCTCGGTAAAGGCTTGGGTGCGGTGGCGGGCTATGTCATCCCGCTGGCAGCGCAAGCCACTGACCCTAAAATTGCTTTGGGCACTGCCTGGCGCACATCAGCGTGGCCACTCAAGCGTGAGCACCTGTATTTAACTGAAGGTGACTCACCGCTGGGCCTGCGTTTACCGCTGAACAGTCTGCCGTGGGTTATGCCCGAGGAGCGGCCTGTCGAGGTTGAGGTTGACCCCTTTGCGCCGCGTTCGCCACTGGCCAGCACGCTTGCAGCGCCAAGTGGTACCAGCAAAAACATCACCGTGACGCGGAAGAAAAGCGCCGAAAACGCGGCTAAAAAGCAGGCCCCCAAGGATGTTATCCATACCGCCCTGTGTGTCGAGGTGCGTGATGGCCGTTTGCATGTGTTTATGCCGCCTTTGCAGCGCATCGAAGATTATCTAGCGCTGGTCACAGCTGTTGAGCATGCCGCCAGTAAGCTGCGACTGAAAATTCGTTTGGAAGGCTACCAGCCGCCACGTGATCCGCGGATCAAGTTGCTCAGCGTAACCCCAGACCCCGGTGTGATTGAGGTCAACATTCACCCCGCCGCAAGTTGGGACGAACTGGTCTACAACGTTTCTACTCTTTATGAGGAAGCGCGCCTGACTCGTCTGGGCACCGAGAAATTCATGCTCGATGGCCGGCACACCGGTACTGGCGGTGGTAACCATGCCACCCTCGGCGCTGCGACGGCTGAAGACAGCCCGATGTTGCGTCGCCCCGATTTGCTGAAAAGCTTAATCACCTACTGGCAGAACCATCCGGCCTTGTCCTACCTGTTCTCTGGCACCTTTATCGGCCCTACCAGCCAGGCGCCACGAGTTGATGAAGCTCGGGATGACAACCTGTATGAGCTGGCGATTGCTTTCCAGCAGATGGAGCAAATCCTGCCAACCATGCAACCGGGTGATAAGCCTTGGATGGTGGACCGGTTGTTGCGTAACTTGCTGGTGGACCTGACCGGCAACACCCACCGTAGCGAATTTTCTATCGACAAGTTGTATTCCCCTGACGGCCCTACAGGGCGTTTGGGGCTTGTTGAGTTTCGTGCTTTTGAGATGCCGCCGCATGCGCGCATGAGCCTGCTGCAAATGCTCTTGTTACGTGCCTTGGTTGCGCGTTTCTGGCGCGAGCCGTATCAAGCCAAGCTGGTCAACTGGGGCACTGCGCTGCATGACCGCTGGATGCTGCCGCACTTTATTACTCAAGATATCCGTGATGTGGTGCAAGACCTGCGCGCCCATGGTTATGCCTTCGAAGAGCGCTGGTTTGACCCTTTCATCGAGTTCCGTTTCCCACGTTTTGGCACTGTGGTCTATGCCGGGGTTGAGATGGAAATACGCCAAGCTATCGAGCCTTGGCATGTGCTGGGTGAAGAAATGAGTGCTGGCGGTACTGCGCGTTATGTCGATTCTTCGGTTGAGCGTTTACAACTGCGAGTGCGCGGGCTTACCGATGGGCGTCATGAAATCGCCTGTAACGGTCGTCGCGTGCCGTTACACCCAACCGGCGTGCCGGGCGAATATGTTGCGGGCATTCGCTTCCGCGCTTGGAGTCCATGGTCGGCGTTGCACCCGACCATTAAAGTGCAGGCGCCGCTGACCTTTGATCTGGTCGATAACTGGAGTGGTCGGGCGATCGGCGGTTGCACTTATCATGTGGTGCATCCAGGTGGTCGCAGCGAGGAAAGCTCACCGGTCAATGCCAATGCTGCAGAGGCGCGGCGGTTTGCTCGTTTCTGGTCTCACGGCCATACACCGGGGCCGATGCGCATATTTGAAGAGGCACTGAATCCCAACTTCCCGCTGACCCTTGATTTGCGCTGGATGCCTTTCTAG
- a CDS encoding SDR family oxidoreductase, producing MSDAIRFQDQVVIVTGAGGGLGRAHALLFAKHGAKVVVNDLGGSTHGEGANASAADKVVEEIRAAGGTAVANHDSVTDGEKIVQCALDTYGRIDVVVNNAGILRDKTFHKMDDADWDLVYKVHVEGAYKVTRAAWPHMREQGYGRIIFTASTSGIYGNFGQSNYGMAKLGLYGLTRTLAIEGRKNNILVNAIAPTGGTRMTEGLIPPQVFEQLKPELVSPLVVYLASNACEETSGLFEVGGGWMGKVRWERSLGAGFDPRAGYSPEDVAANFAQICDFEGAAHPKDNIEAMKEMMANLQKFAL from the coding sequence ATGAGCGACGCCATCCGTTTTCAAGACCAGGTTGTAATCGTCACCGGCGCAGGTGGCGGCCTGGGTCGCGCCCATGCACTGCTGTTCGCCAAACACGGCGCCAAAGTGGTGGTTAACGATCTCGGCGGCAGCACCCATGGCGAAGGCGCTAACGCCTCGGCGGCGGACAAAGTGGTTGAGGAAATTCGCGCGGCTGGCGGTACGGCGGTGGCCAACCATGATTCGGTGACCGACGGTGAGAAGATTGTGCAGTGCGCGTTGGACACCTACGGCCGCATCGATGTGGTGGTCAATAACGCCGGCATCCTGCGTGACAAAACCTTCCACAAGATGGACGACGCCGACTGGGACCTGGTCTACAAGGTTCACGTCGAGGGTGCTTATAAGGTTACCCGCGCCGCCTGGCCGCATATGCGCGAGCAGGGCTACGGGCGCATCATCTTCACCGCGTCCACTTCAGGCATCTATGGCAACTTCGGCCAGTCCAACTATGGCATGGCCAAGCTTGGCTTGTATGGCCTGACCCGTACCCTGGCCATCGAAGGCCGCAAGAACAATATCCTGGTCAATGCCATCGCCCCAACCGGCGGCACGCGCATGACCGAAGGGCTGATTCCGCCGCAGGTGTTCGAGCAGCTTAAGCCAGAGCTGGTAAGCCCGTTGGTGGTGTACCTGGCCAGTAATGCCTGCGAAGAAACCTCCGGTTTGTTCGAAGTCGGCGGCGGCTGGATGGGCAAAGTGCGCTGGGAGCGCAGCCTGGGTGCCGGTTTCGACCCGCGTGCTGGTTACAGCCCGGAAGATGTGGCAGCCAACTTCGCGCAGATTTGCGATTTCGAGGGTGCCGCCCATCCGAAAGACAATATCGAAGCGATGAAAGAGATGATGGCCAACCTGCAGAAGTTCGCCCTCTGA
- a CDS encoding PAS domain-containing protein, whose product MINAKLLQLVINASNDGIVVAEQEGDDNILIYANPAFEKLTGYTSEDILYQDCRFLQAGDRDQAGLDAIREAVKTQRPCRQIIRNYRKDGSPFWNELSITPVVNDADQLTYYIGIQKNVTEQVEAQERVKLLEAELATLKAELARLQATTGSN is encoded by the coding sequence ATGATCAACGCCAAACTGCTGCAACTGGTGATCAACGCCTCCAACGACGGCATCGTGGTTGCCGAACAGGAAGGTGACGACAACATCCTGATCTATGCCAACCCCGCCTTTGAGAAGCTCACCGGCTATACCAGTGAGGACATTCTTTATCAGGATTGCCGCTTCCTCCAGGCCGGCGACCGCGACCAGGCAGGCCTGGACGCCATCCGCGAAGCGGTGAAAACGCAGCGCCCGTGCCGGCAGATCATCCGTAACTACCGCAAGGACGGCAGCCCGTTCTGGAACGAGTTGTCGATCACCCCGGTGGTCAATGACGCCGACCAGCTGACCTACTACATCGGCATCCAGAAAAACGTCACCGAGCAGGTCGAGGCGCAGGAGCGCGTCAAGCTGCTGGAGGCCGAACTGGCCACACTCAAGGCCGAGCTGGCCCGGCTGCAGGCGACGACCGGCAGTAACTAA
- a CDS encoding class II aldolase/adducin family protein, whose product MTAAHALPVVSLKDQVSAAEWQTRVDLAACYRLIAMHGWDDLIFTHISAKIPGCEEFLINPFGLMFHEISASSLVKIDLAGSKLMDSPYNINPAGYTIHSAVHEVRHEVACVAHIHTAAGIAVSAQKQGLLPLSQQSLFVLSSLAYHGYEGVALHHEEKARLQADLGDKNFMILPNHGLLTAGNSIADTFLMLFTLQRACEIQVMAQSGGAELIHIPQQILDGAQAMIAGVMKTAQGMGGSLAWPALLRKLDQQMPGYAE is encoded by the coding sequence ATGACCGCCGCCCACGCTTTGCCTGTTGTTAGCCTCAAGGATCAAGTCTCTGCCGCCGAGTGGCAGACCCGCGTCGACCTGGCGGCTTGTTACCGATTGATTGCCATGCACGGCTGGGATGACCTGATCTTCACCCATATTTCGGCGAAGATTCCCGGCTGCGAAGAGTTTCTGATCAACCCCTTCGGCCTGATGTTCCATGAAATCAGCGCGTCCAGCCTAGTGAAGATCGATCTCGCCGGCAGCAAGCTGATGGACAGCCCTTACAACATCAACCCAGCCGGTTACACCATCCACAGCGCGGTGCACGAGGTGCGTCACGAGGTGGCCTGCGTGGCGCACATCCATACCGCCGCGGGGATTGCCGTCTCGGCGCAAAAGCAGGGTTTGCTGCCGTTGTCGCAGCAGTCGCTGTTTGTCTTGTCTAGCCTGGCCTATCACGGCTATGAAGGCGTGGCGCTGCATCATGAAGAAAAGGCCCGCCTGCAGGCCGACCTCGGCGACAAGAACTTTATGATCCTGCCCAACCACGGCCTGCTCACTGCGGGCAACAGCATCGCCGATACCTTCCTGATGCTGTTCACCTTGCAACGCGCCTGCGAGATTCAAGTCATGGCCCAGAGCGGCGGTGCTGAGCTGATCCATATTCCGCAGCAGATTCTCGACGGCGCTCAGGCGATGATCGCGGGGGTGATGAAAACCGCGCAAGGCATGGGCGGCTCGCTGGCCTGGCCGGCATTGCTGCGCAAACTTGATCAGCAGATGCCGGGGTACGCCGAATGA
- a CDS encoding flavodoxin, giving the protein MKIAVFSGSVYGTAEEVARHAERLLNAAGLEAWHNPRASLAEIQAFAPEAFLAVTSTTGMGELPDNLQPLYYALRDHMPAWSGLPGGVIALGDASYGDTFCGGGELVSELFAELGITAVQPMLRLDSSESVTPETDAEPWLAEFIQALQG; this is encoded by the coding sequence ATGAAAATCGCCGTCTTTTCCGGCTCGGTATACGGCACCGCCGAAGAAGTTGCTCGCCACGCCGAGCGTCTGTTGAATGCTGCGGGCCTTGAGGCCTGGCACAACCCGCGGGCCAGTCTGGCCGAGATTCAGGCCTTTGCCCCCGAGGCGTTTCTTGCGGTGACCTCGACCACCGGTATGGGCGAGTTGCCCGATAACCTGCAGCCGCTGTACTACGCCTTGCGTGACCATATGCCCGCCTGGAGCGGCCTGCCGGGTGGGGTGATTGCCCTGGGCGACGCCAGTTATGGTGACACTTTCTGTGGTGGCGGCGAGCTGGTGAGCGAGTTGTTTGCCGAGTTGGGCATTACTGCCGTACAGCCGATGCTGCGCCTGGACAGCAGTGAAAGCGTAACCCCGGAAACCGACGCCGAGCCGTGGCTGGCCGAGTTTATTCAGGCGTTACAAGGCTAA